Sequence from the Catenuloplanes indicus genome:
CGGCGCGCCGCTCGGCGCCCGGCTGGCGCACTTCTTCCGCGGCGTCGGCGTGCTGGTGATGGAGGGCTACGGCCTGACCGAGACGTCGCCGGCCGTGGCGGCGAACATCCCGAGCGCGATCCGGATCGGCTCGGTCGGGCGGCCGCTGCCCGGCGTCACGATCCGGATCGCGGACGACGGCGAGATCCTGGTGCAGGGCGACATCGTGTTCGGCGGGTACTGGAACAACCCGGACGCGTCCCGCGAGGTGCTGGAGGACGGCTGGTTCCGCACCGGCGACCTGGGCGCGCTGGACGACGACGGCTACCTGACGATCACCGGCCGGAAGAAGGAGATCATCGTGACCGCGGGCGGCAAGAACGTCGCCCCGGCCGTGCTCGAGGACCGGCTCCGCGCGCACCCGCTGGTCAGCCAGAGCGTGCTGGTCGGCGACCGGCAGCCGTTCATCGCCGCGCTGATCACGATCGACGAGGAGGCCTGGCCGGGCTGGCTCGCGGCGAACGGTCGGGATGCCGACAGCACGGTGGCCGCGCTGGCCGCCGACCCGGCGCTGCGGGCCGAGATCCAGAAGGCGGTGGACGAGGCGAACAAGGCCGTGTCCAGCGCGGAGGCCATCAAGGTGTTCCGGATCCTGGGCCGCGACTTCACCGAGGCGACCGGCGAGCTGACCCCGTCGCTCAAGGTCAAGCGCAACGTGGTGCACAAGACGTACGCGGACGACATCGCTGCCATCTACACCAAGTGACGGCGGGACTCCGGGCAGGCGATAGCATCCCGGAGTGGCCGCCTCACCCCCCGTCGCACCACGTCCGCACCCGTTGGCGGTCGCGGCTCGCTTCGTGATGCTGGCGCTCGTCGCGCTGCTCACGCTCATCGCGACCCGGGACCCGGACCGCCTCTGGTGGATCGTGGTCCTGCTGTTCCTGAGCATCCCGGGCGTGGTCGCGCCCCGGCATCCGGTCCTCGCGCCCGCCGCCCGGTTCGCCGAGGTGGTCGTGGTCGGCCTGGCCGCCAGCGACGTGGCCGCGGCGGCCAGCGCGGTCGGCAGCCTGGGGCTGGGCGTCGGGGCCGAGGTGATCCTGCCGTACCTGGCGGTGCCGCTCACGGTCGCGGCGCTGCAACGGCGGTCCCGCGAGGGCGCGGTGCTGCTCGGCGCGGCCGCGGGCACGCTGCTGGCCAGCGGCGCGGTCACCATGACGTCGGGCGGCCCGCAGATCATGCAGATCGGGTACCTCGCGGTGTGCGCGCAGTGGCTGATCCTGGGCGGGCTCGGCACGTTCGCGGCGGACACGCTGCGGCGATGGATGCTGGTGCGGGAGACGAAACCCCAGCCGTACGCGGAGGCGACGCGCCTGCTCACCCAGCTGCGCAGCGTCGCCCGTCAGCTGCCCGGTGCCACGCTGGACCCGGGCGGCATCGCGGAGCACCTGCTGGAGGAGCTGCGCGCGGTCGCACCGGCGGACCGCGCCGCGGTGCTCACCGCCAGCGGCGGCGGGCGGCTGGTGGTGCTGGCCCAATCCGCGATGGAGCGCGTCGACTGGGAGACCACGCTGGACGCGGACTCCGCGATCGCGGACGCGTGGGCCAGCCAGCAGCCGGCCACGGCCAGCCGCTCGCAGTCCCGTTCGCACCGTGGCGCGGAGGTGTCCGCGCTGGTGGTGCCGCTGGTCGCGGGCGTGCGGTCGATCGGGCTGGTGGTGGTGGAGAGCAACACCAGCCTGGCGTACCCGGCGCCGGTGGTGGCGAAGGTGACCTCGGTGACCGGCCCGGCCGCGCTGCGGCTGGAGGCCGCGCTGCTGTTCGACGAGGTGCGCTCGCTGGCCACCAACGAGGAGCGGCAGCGCCTGGCCCGGGAGATCCACGACGGCGTCGCGCAGGAGCTGGTGATGGTCGGCTACGGCATCGACAATGCGCTGGCCACGCTGCCGGAGGACGCGAAGGAGACCGCGGAGGAGCTGCGCACGCTGCGCGGCGAGGTCACCCGCGTGATCACCGAGCTACGGTTGTCCCTGTTCGAGCTGCGTTCCGAGGTCGACCGGCACGGCGGCCTGGCCGGTGCGATCGCGGAGTACGCGCGGACCGTCGGCTCGGCCGCGGGCCTGCGCGTGCACTACACGCTGGACGAGTCCACGGCCCGGCTGCCGGCCGCGACCGAGGCGGAGCTGCTGCGCATCGCGCAGGAGGCGATCACGAACGCGCGCAAGCACGCCGGCGCCTCGAACCTGTGGGTCACCTGCGAGGTGGACCCCCCTTACGCCCGCATCGAGGTGACGGACGATGGTCAGGGAATGGCGGATAAGCGACCGGATGGCCGTTACGGTCTTGCGATCATGAATGAGAGAGCGGAACGTATCCGTGGCCGCCTGGAGATTAGGCCGCGGAATCCGAGTGGAACGACGGTGGCGGTGGTGCTCGGAGCCTCGCCCCGACGCGATAGCGTGCGCGATAGCGGCAACGCATTAGAAGGGGAGTAAACCGAGCTATGTCGACCAGCCCTGCGCCGACGACGCGCACCAAGGTCCTTCTTGTCGACGATCACGACCTGATCCGAAAGGGACTGCGGCACGCATTCGAGCGCGACCGGCAGTTCGAGGTGGTCGGTGAGGCCGCCACGGCCGCCGAGGCGGTCCGTCAGGCCGGCGCGCTCCAGCCCGACGTGGTGATCATGGATCTTCGCCTGCCGGACGGCAGCGGCCTGGAGGCCACCCGGGCACTGCGGAAGAACAGCTCCACCATGGGCATCGTGGTCCTGACCATGTATGCGGGGGACGACCAGCTGTTCGGCGCGCTGGAGGCGGGCGCCTCCGCGTTCGTGCCGAAGACCGCACCGGCCGACGAGGTGGTGGCCGCCGCGCGGCACGCCGCGTCCGCGCCGAGCGCGTTCACCGCGGCCGATCTGGCCGAGGCGATGAAGCGGCGGCTCGCGCCGTCCGGCCCACAGCTGTCTCCGCGCGAGGGTCAGGTGCTGCGCCTCCTGGCGGACGGCATGAGCGTCGCCGGCATCGCGAAGCAGCTGTTCGTCAGCGAGTCCACGGCCAAGACGCACATTTCCAAGCTGTACGAGAAGCTCGGCGCGGCAAATCGCGCCCAGGCACTGATGACCGCGCTCCGGCTCGGCCTTCTCGAGGCGCCGGACGCACCGAAGTTCTGACCATTCTCTTTCCGGCGGGCGCTCCTTTCCCATGAGGAGCGCTCGCCTTTTTGGTGCCACCTTTCAGCCGATCGGTGGATGTCCTTTGTGTTCACCCGCGCCGACCTGCCCCCGGGCGCACCGTGTTGATCTTCGCTGGAAGGGATATTCCGTACGGTCTGGATAGCCGGGCACGGAACGGGCAGAATAGCAGCGGCCTTGACCCAGCCATCGTCATTGAGGGGCGTGCATGCATCGGCCCGAGTGGGCACCGGAGACCATCGACATCGAACGGCCCAGCGTCGCCCGGATGTACGACTACTACCTCGGCGGGTCGCACAACTTCGCGGTGGACCGCTCCGCCGCGCAGGCGATGATCGCGGCCGTTCCCGAGGCGCCGCTGATGGCCCAGGCGAACCGCGCGTTCATGCGCCGCGCCGTGCGCTACCTGGCCGCCCAGGGCGTGCGGCAGTTCCTGGACATCGGCTCCGGCATCCCGACCGTGGGCAACGTGCACGAGATCGCGCCGGCCGGTGCCCGGGTGGCCTACGT
This genomic interval carries:
- a CDS encoding sensor histidine kinase, encoding MLALVALLTLIATRDPDRLWWIVVLLFLSIPGVVAPRHPVLAPAARFAEVVVVGLAASDVAAAASAVGSLGLGVGAEVILPYLAVPLTVAALQRRSREGAVLLGAAAGTLLASGAVTMTSGGPQIMQIGYLAVCAQWLILGGLGTFAADTLRRWMLVRETKPQPYAEATRLLTQLRSVARQLPGATLDPGGIAEHLLEELRAVAPADRAAVLTASGGGRLVVLAQSAMERVDWETTLDADSAIADAWASQQPATASRSQSRSHRGAEVSALVVPLVAGVRSIGLVVVESNTSLAYPAPVVAKVTSVTGPAALRLEAALLFDEVRSLATNEERQRLAREIHDGVAQELVMVGYGIDNALATLPEDAKETAEELRTLRGEVTRVITELRLSLFELRSEVDRHGGLAGAIAEYARTVGSAAGLRVHYTLDESTARLPAATEAELLRIAQEAITNARKHAGASNLWVTCEVDPPYARIEVTDDGQGMADKRPDGRYGLAIMNERAERIRGRLEIRPRNPSGTTVAVVLGASPRRDSVRDSGNALEGE
- a CDS encoding response regulator transcription factor: MSTSPAPTTRTKVLLVDDHDLIRKGLRHAFERDRQFEVVGEAATAAEAVRQAGALQPDVVIMDLRLPDGSGLEATRALRKNSSTMGIVVLTMYAGDDQLFGALEAGASAFVPKTAPADEVVAAARHAASAPSAFTAADLAEAMKRRLAPSGPQLSPREGQVLRLLADGMSVAGIAKQLFVSESTAKTHISKLYEKLGAANRAQALMTALRLGLLEAPDAPKF